In Oncorhynchus nerka isolate Pitt River linkage group LG21, Oner_Uvic_2.0, whole genome shotgun sequence, the genomic window tacaaataaagaaaaacccttgaatgagtaggtgtgtccagacttttgactggtactgtatgtcacaCTCCCTAACATCCCTCCGATTCAGGGAAACGGAGACATCACTGTACCCACTAATTGGCCTGCTCCTATTAACAAGCAGATGGCCCGAGTAAGCAGGTCATCTGTGTGGAATGGATAATGGTCTAATAGCTATCCTGAAAGCACATTGAAGAGTGGATGGATACTGGGTCAAAGCCTTCTACGGTTCGGTTGACTTCCATGGTTCGCCATGTGAATGCTTAGCTATTTGCATTTCTATCCTTCTGCTTGGATGGTTGGAAAGAATAGACAGTGAATTAGCCTGGGCTAATGTCATCATCAATGCACACAAATGCAATTTCACCTGTGAGGAGACCACCTCCGGCCATCTCGagtactgtaaaaaaaaatggcAGCTCAATGAAATCACCAAACATCGAACAATAGTACTAGGCTGTGACTGGATGCTTCTGATACTAGCGTGATGGATATGGAGTTCTCCAAAGTGGTCCGTCTTGAGGACTGAGGAGTCGAGACTTGATTTGATTTCATGAAGTGCTTCGAACGACCATAAAGGGAAACCATCCCTCTGTGCTGTGTCTGATGCTCGCTCAAGTTAGTCAAGGTTGTTTCTCTCAGTACTCAAAAGCGTGTTGCCTTCCCGAAAAGAACCCTTCAAGACTAATTCGAATGTGACTAACAAACCACTAATGGTGCTGCGTTGATGACTTCATTGAAATGCAGCGACAGGTTGGGGGAATTCAGTGTGAGAGTATCTTTGACACTCCAGACACTCCACTCTCACCCTCTGGCTCTGGTTGTGTTAGGCTTTCAGGGCAAATGTTTTGACAGTCTTGCATTATAGAGATATCGAGATGTAGAAATATACATGCAGATATGAAAGTGAATATACACTGTTTGTATTTAACAGTATATTAACAGTATATTATTGCACAATACTCTTGTACCTATAAAGGAGGCCCTAAAGAGGATTGGCGAGGTATACGAAAAAAGTCCTTCATTTCTGACTTCTCCGAGATAAAGTCCTTTCCTCACAAAGCTCTAAGGGACTTTCATGTGTATCTGCAAGGAACAACAAAGTGTTTCACAGACAAAGTGAAGCAGCGACAGCTGGGAGAGCTTGGCTTGGGGACAGCTACAGGCAAGCAGGCGCCTCTTTAGcgtagcatagcatagcatagcttGTCACAGGATCTGCGGGGATGCAGTGTAGTGTAGCGCTGCTGCCAGGGGCCAAACCTAACCAACGCTGAATAACTAAACCCTCGTACCCATTCAGCCGCACTAGTGTAAAGCACTTACATCAGTCAAATTGGGCCAAGGGTAAAACAACacgagagtgtatgtgtgttccAAGTGTCCATTGGTTTACATATAAAGCATGCTGTGCTTTCACCAGAAAGGGTGAGAGCAGAGTCAAACATCTAAAAAATATCCCCCGTATATCTCCTTGTACGAGCAGTGTAAGCTTGTGGAAACCTCAGTATAGTCTTATCGATCAAATGCACGGACGCTAATTGAGGTGGCCTGACGTGGTCAGTGTTGGTGGTGGGGGATCTACAAACTGTAGACCTCAATCAAAACAAAGCCGGGCCATTCCCCATTCTCTCAGCTTTACACCTCATAGGGTGGTTGGAGAATGGGCGTTACTGTACGGCCCTAAAAAAACAACGTGCAGTTCAAACTAGTCCATAGACGGCACACACATCAGTCACAGTACCCTCTGTGTGAAGTCCAGTAATCCTCAGAGAGGTGCTCTTCCTTTTGAAGTTCCATTCTTTTCCGTTCAGGACAAGTGTGTCGTTCTGCAGGATATACCGTATCTGTGACTAGGGAGGGGAGGTCTTGACAGAAGCACTTTAGGACGTGCAAGGCTCACATAGAGGCTGGTATCTACTGTCACTTTTGTGGATGACAAAGCAGTCGCAGGACATAGAGTTTTTTTGCATCCTTTATCGGCTGTGTGTGGCCGATAAAGGGTATTGTTATGTGGCTCGTAATCAATGCCAAGCCATTTAGGCAGAGGAAACATCCTACGCACAGTCACTGCGGGTGAAGTGCTCCGGGAGGAACATCGACTGCCAACAGTCTCGCTCCTCCGGTCCCCAGCAGCACCTGCCTCTAATTACACTCAAAGAAACGTAACGATCTTGGCGCTCCTCGCCTCATCAGCACCACTTCACCGTTCCCGCCTGCCAATCACCCCGTGCTGCGTGTTGGGGGTGCCCTGAGCAGATTCTCCAAGTAGACACGAGAAATCATTAGAAGTGTGCCGCGCACTCCACTCGCAGGGAGTGCGCGGGTGGTAAAACCCAAGTCGTGACAAAGTGTAAGTAAACCCAATCACCGAGATGCAGATGAGGCTATGTTAAGAGGCTGATTACAACTCGAGGCACATTGTGCATTTTGACAACTTTGAGTCGTTTTCATTAGCTCTAGGTCACACATACAACGAGCAGTAATGTCTCCAGAATTTCTTTGTAACGCATATGACTTTATGGCCACAGGGCATCCGTTCAATGAGTAGATTCAGAAATCTTAAAGCTTGAATGCTTCGAACAAATGTTATGAAACGTACATAGTACCGATTTCAGTAACTTCAGTCATTTCAGTGGCTTTTGCCCAGGGTCTAAAATGACATGTTATTCATCCCTCGTTTTTTACACTGACACCATTTGATTGGCCTGTGGGCATGTTGATATCTTCTGGGTTGCTCTGTGTGGATTGCGAGGACATTCGAATAAGAGTCCTCTTGTCTAATTAGAGTGTCAATGTCCTGGAACATTTGAAAACCAGCATGGATGATATCCACATAAGTTGTGCTTGTACCGTCATGGCTCGGCACGAACTCTAACCCAGACTCTTTTGTCCCCCAGTTTCTTGGACTTCCCCTGATATTGTTTGATTGCATGGTCGTTCTGTGGGTGTTATGATATAATGAGCACACTAACTTCTACCCAGAGCCATAGATTAACCTTGACACCAGAAGTTCCAGGAAAATCACAGAGTAAGAATGGTAATTGTTCTTTCTGTCCTCCAGGTTCTTTGTGAACTTCCCGTCGGCCAAGCAGTACTTCAGCCAGTTTCAGGACATGGATGACCCAGAGGAGATGGAGCGCAGTGTCCAGCTGAGGCACCACGCCCGCCAGGTGATGGGCGCCATCAACAAGGTGGTGGAGAACCTCCACGACCCAGAGAAGGTGTCCTCTGTTCTGGCTCTGGTGGGCAAGGCGCATGCTGTCAAACACAAGGTGGAGCCTATGTACTTTAAGGTGAGAGAGCGTGGCTTGTCTGTCCATAATGGTCCATAATGTCCCTCTGAAAGGTTTTGACTGAAGTTGCGTTGCTCTGTTTCAACTGGAAAGGCTTTGAGGGTGTTTTTACTCTCTTTTTTTCATCTGGCAATTTGTATTTTTCTTTACATCTTgccatcctcttcctctcacctttctcctcagtgtttatctcacttcctcccttcctccatctctcagaTCCTGTGTGGTGTAATGCTGGAGGTGTTCTCGGAGGACTTCCCAGAGTTCTTCACGGCAGAAGTGCAAATGGTGTGGACCAAACTGATGGGGGCGGTGTACTGGCATGTGACGGGCGCCTACACAGAAGTTGGCTGGGTGCAGCTCTCCAGCTCGGCAGTGTGAGGGGCGATAGCGGGGGTGATTTTTAGGGCTGAGACTGTTCATAGAATATCTTGTTGTGTTCAACTTTTGGGGGAgtctttcccctctccctgctGACTCATtgtgtgtactttactgtatagCCCCTGAGATGTTGTCTGTATAGCCCCCGAGGCGTTGTCTGTATAGCCCCAGAGGTGTTGTCTGTATAGCCCCTGAGGTGTTGTCTGTATAGCCCCAGAGGTGTTGTCTGTATATCTCCTTAGGTGTTTTCTATATAGCCC contains:
- the LOC115103801 gene encoding cytoglobin-2-like, producing the protein MESPRDVGGETMERGERAEPLTDAEREIIQNTWVHVYENCEDVGVSVLIRFFVNFPSAKQYFSQFQDMDDPEEMERSVQLRHHARQVMGAINKVVENLHDPEKVSSVLALVGKAHAVKHKVEPMYFKILCGVMLEVFSEDFPEFFTAEVQMVWTKLMGAVYWHVTGAYTEVGWVQLSSSAV